In Bythopirellula goksoeyrii, a single window of DNA contains:
- a CDS encoding S8 family peptidase: protein MAKKPNFLLGNGHRLTSPVNISKAMESKDPPYGLNDAKTRLAPQFAVAASSLAALPEEACPDGYSVGIVTLHPQFTAKSYFPGDLLREARMEAIGSRPARTTPEKWTKQGDPEESPTTELFVAGRREDFDRFAKGIPNLSKTDRSSRDLFKIENFRAPQAKDRVQRLRKRTAEPMLEVVLHTSGIPRPSRILEAFEFYAESLGLDPIMDRRFDVSGLCFLPVRAPRQLIDDLSQFSFLRTIREMPGLRPLRPIIRASAKTKPFPVTLPNSQPLDKQLRAAVFDGGISTDLHNTPFAVAHDPEGIGPAVDGYVDHGTGVTSAVLFGPIIKGIELSQPYGTVDHFRVLDKHTTKDPLELYDALNHIKNVLQSRKYQFINLSIGPALPIEDYDVHAWTAVLDSVLSDGETLTTIAVGNEGEQDHESGNARVQVPSDSVNALAIGAADSRSDTWNRAPYSCIGPGRSPGLIKPEVIAFGGCGSEPFFVLDQSTTIATPDAGTSYASPYALRMGMGVRAHFGNSLSMLAIKSLLVHCSEPSSELSVHEIGWGRVAQDLDSLVICPDGHARVVYQGVLTPGLYLRTPVPLPSGSLQGMVTLTATFCFACQTDPEDPGNYTRGGLDVTFRPHAHKFDEDAVHPKSKSFFRRTDFDTEKELRLDAHKWETTLHRQQRFQSRTLKDPIFDVHYQVREAGKPTVGDKIKYALIITVSAPKVTNLYERIVQRYQTQLEPIMPVIEVPIRVR from the coding sequence ATGGCAAAGAAACCTAACTTTCTTCTTGGTAACGGCCATCGCCTCACCTCACCGGTGAATATCAGCAAAGCGATGGAATCGAAGGATCCCCCTTATGGCTTAAACGATGCCAAAACTCGGCTGGCACCCCAGTTTGCCGTCGCTGCCAGCTCACTTGCCGCACTGCCCGAGGAAGCCTGCCCCGATGGATACTCAGTCGGAATTGTCACCCTGCATCCACAGTTCACGGCCAAGTCATACTTTCCCGGCGACTTGCTACGGGAAGCAAGAATGGAAGCAATTGGATCTCGCCCAGCAAGAACGACTCCCGAAAAATGGACGAAACAAGGCGACCCTGAAGAATCGCCGACTACCGAATTGTTCGTTGCAGGAAGAAGGGAAGACTTTGATCGATTTGCAAAAGGAATTCCCAATCTCAGTAAGACTGACAGAAGCTCACGAGATTTGTTCAAGATTGAAAACTTTCGGGCACCGCAAGCAAAAGACCGCGTGCAGAGACTTCGCAAACGTACGGCGGAGCCAATGCTGGAAGTGGTGCTGCACACGTCAGGCATTCCCAGGCCGAGTCGAATTCTCGAAGCCTTTGAATTCTATGCAGAGTCTTTGGGCCTTGATCCAATCATGGACCGTCGCTTTGACGTAAGTGGTCTGTGTTTTCTACCGGTGCGTGCCCCACGTCAATTGATTGACGACCTTAGTCAGTTTTCATTTCTGCGCACCATTCGCGAAATGCCAGGTTTGAGACCGCTTCGCCCCATTATCCGAGCGTCCGCCAAAACAAAGCCATTTCCTGTAACGCTTCCCAATTCGCAGCCTCTCGACAAGCAGCTTCGGGCCGCCGTATTTGATGGTGGTATCTCTACGGACTTGCACAACACTCCATTCGCGGTAGCTCATGACCCTGAAGGGATCGGCCCAGCAGTCGATGGTTACGTCGATCACGGAACTGGAGTGACATCCGCAGTACTGTTTGGCCCAATAATCAAAGGAATCGAGCTATCTCAGCCTTATGGCACGGTCGATCACTTCCGAGTGCTCGATAAACATACCACCAAAGATCCGCTGGAGTTATACGATGCTTTGAACCATATCAAGAATGTTTTGCAATCTCGCAAATACCAGTTTATCAATCTCAGCATCGGCCCAGCCCTCCCGATTGAAGATTACGACGTGCATGCTTGGACCGCCGTGCTTGATTCCGTACTCTCAGATGGTGAAACGCTGACAACGATCGCTGTCGGCAATGAGGGAGAACAGGATCACGAATCCGGTAATGCCCGAGTGCAGGTTCCATCGGACTCGGTCAACGCCCTTGCAATTGGAGCGGCCGATAGTCGTAGCGATACGTGGAACCGTGCCCCCTACAGCTGCATCGGCCCAGGTAGAAGTCCAGGATTGATCAAACCTGAAGTCATCGCGTTTGGTGGTTGCGGGAGCGAACCGTTTTTCGTTTTAGACCAGTCAACGACAATTGCAACACCCGATGCAGGAACAAGCTATGCTTCTCCCTATGCCCTTCGTATGGGCATGGGAGTTCGTGCCCATTTTGGAAACAGTTTGTCCATGCTGGCGATCAAGTCTCTGCTCGTTCACTGCTCTGAACCCAGCAGCGAGTTATCGGTGCATGAAATTGGCTGGGGACGAGTCGCACAAGATTTAGACTCCCTGGTGATTTGCCCAGACGGGCATGCACGAGTCGTCTATCAAGGCGTACTAACTCCAGGGCTGTATCTTCGCACACCTGTTCCGCTGCCATCAGGAAGTCTGCAAGGCATGGTCACGCTGACGGCCACGTTTTGCTTTGCCTGCCAAACGGATCCAGAAGATCCCGGCAATTACACTCGCGGTGGTCTTGATGTGACGTTTCGCCCCCACGCCCATAAATTTGATGAAGACGCTGTTCACCCAAAATCCAAGAGCTTTTTCCGTCGCACCGATTTTGATACCGAAAAAGAGCTTCGACTGGACGCTCACAAATGGGAGACCACGCTTCATCGTCAACAGCGATTTCAGTCTCGCACTCTTAAAGACCCTATTTTCGATGTCCACTATCAAGTTCGTGAAGCTGGCAAGCCAACCGTCGGTGACAAAATTAAGTACGCATTGATCATCACCGTTTCTGCACCAAAAGTCACCAATTTGTATGAAAGGATTGTTCAGCGTTACCAAACACAGCTTGAACCGATCATGCCCGTGATCGAAGTGCCAATTCGAGTTCGGTGA